From the Cryptomeria japonica chromosome 2, Sugi_1.0, whole genome shotgun sequence genome, one window contains:
- the LOC131036364 gene encoding BURP domain-containing protein 16 yields the protein MAATRSTLVLLLLVGVSAITLVGGASSNVAELQRERWRERLPEVPIPQTLLARLSPLSLTQMHKMIDATSFDANEFCHSAGLICREDVDFPTNSGGSSFANANAEIEEVKENVFFDKKELRESGEMILPDLNPCKNLGAFLPRELAQMMPPFLPTANVSQILNLLGISSESNMSRIMESTLELCEEKGEEGEVKRCSTSVEGMVEFVASLFGSDVDLLTDTSVVGSGQRVKVTKVSKRKNIVGGKPPVTCHIFAFPYGVSYCHSIKGSEVFDLQLEVVQGNEKVRRNATAVCHYFSDGAGGNQASCHPVFGEMLLWMPRPKGD from the exons ATGGCGGCTACAAGAAGCACACTCGTGCTACTTCTGCTGGTTGGAGTTAGC GCAATTACTTTGGTTGGCGGCGCTAGCAGCAACGTTGCGGAGTTGCAGCGTGAGCGGTGGCGAGAGAGGCTTCCAGAAGTCCCTATACCTCAAACCCTGCTGGCTCGTCTCTCCCCTCTTTCTCTAACTCAGATGCACAAGATGATTGACGCTACTTCTTTCGATGCCAACGAATTCTGCCACTCTGCCGGTTTGATTTGCCGCGAAGACGTGGATTTTCCGACGAACTCTGGTGGTTCAAGTTTTGCGAACGCCAATGCCGAAATTGAGGAGGTCAAGGAAAACGTGTTTTTTGACAAGAAAGAGCTGCGGGAGTCGGGGGAAATGATATTACCGGATCTTAACCCTTGCAAAAATTTGGGCGCATTTTTGCCCAGAGAGTTAGCACAGATGATGCCGCCATTTTTGCCCACTGCAAATGTTTCTCAGATTCTGAATTTGTTGGGCATCTCGAGCGAGTCAAATATGTCCCGCATCATGGAGAGCACGTTGGAGTTGTGCGAGGAAAAGGGGGAAGAAGGAGAAGTGAAGAGGTGCAGCACATCCGTTGAGGGCATGGTGGAATTCGTGGCCTCTCTTTTTGGATCTGACGTGGACTTGCTTACTGACACGTCAGTTGTTGGATCCGGTCAGCGGGTTAAGGTTACGAAAGTGAGTAAGAGGAAGAATATTGTGGGAGGTAAACCACCCGTAACGTGTCATATCTTTGCGTTTCCTTACGGAGTGAGTTATTGTCATTCTATCAAGGGTAGTGAGGTATTTGATCTGCAGCTGGAAGTTGTGCAGGGGAATGAGAAGGTTAGGAGGAACGCTACAGCAGTGTGTCATTATTTTTCAGATGGAGCGGGAGGAAATCAGGCTTCTTGTCATCCAGTTTTCGGGGAGATGTTACTCTGGATGCCTAGGCCTAAGGGTGACTAG